The Plasmodium cynomolgi strain B DNA, chromosome 5, whole genome shotgun sequence genome segment TGTCCACACGGGGGGCAAACAAATGGTCAAACGGGTGGTCAAACGGGTGGTCAAGCGGGTGGTCAAGCGGGTGGTCAAGCGGGTGGTCAAACGGGTGGTCAAGCGGATGGTCAAACGAATGGCCAAACGAATGGCCAAACGAATGGCCAAACGGGTGGTCAAACAAACGCTCCCCCCATGCGCAAGCGCATACTGCACACATGCGCCACGCATGCACACGGCGCCCCTCTCGCCCTCTTTCAACGTTGCGCGACTTACGTCACGCTGCACTCGTCCAGGTATATAACGTCATCCTTCGACGGCTCGCGGATGCTCGCCGAAATGGAGGCCACAACGCTTTTAATATCGGCCATGCTTGTTCTCCTCGCAGTTGGCGTATCCTCCGGATgcgcagaaaaaggaaaaaaaaaaaagagtgttCCTTCTTTGGGGCAAAGGGTAAGTCGAGCGGTACGCTTTCCCTTGACGCTATCGTTTCGATGGCACTCTGTTTTGGCTATCCGTTTCGACTGCAGTAAGCTTGGAACGTTATTCCGTTTTCTTCCCAAACGAACGTAACCTTTCCGTGACGTCGATCGAGCGAAAGTGTTCTTTCCTCGCACGTTTAGTTTTGTATACCaagtgggaaaaatggaggaggtGGGTTGATGGAAATGGAATGAAGGAAATGGGTTGATGGAAATGGGTTGATGGAAATGGGTTGATGGAAATGGGTTGATGGAAATTGGTTGATGGAAATGGATTGATGGAAATGGGTTGAATGAAATGGAatgaagggggaaaaaaaaggtgagcTATAAAATGTGAGCTACAAAATGCGGGCTGCAAAATGTGGGCTACAAAACGCGGGCTGCAAAATGTGGTCTACAAAATGCGAGCTACAAAATGTGAGAAAGCAATTCTTGCACACTGGCAGTATAACAATAAGTTGGTCGCCTGTGATGGCACTCCTGCCGCATTGCCGCAACACTTGCAGGGCGATTAAGCACATATATGGCGTACATGCCACATGTGGTCGAAATTGTGCCTTTGCGTTTTTTAAGTTAAGAAAACAAGTGGATATgcacaaagggaaaaaattaggaaaatGAGACCCATCTTAAGTGTTcgcaaatgaagaaagggACACATAaaaggtacataaaaaaacgtgcatgtaaaatatacatacgtacgtgtaTACCCAAGTGGAcgtggaaaaggaaaaaaaaaaaaaaaaaaaaaagaaagagggGGAAAGGAGTTCTTCTGCTTAGTCCAAAGGAATGCTTTAATTTTCTATAGCGTTCTTTTCCTCCTGAAagagtaaaataaatgaagtgAATTTGGAGTACACCGCGTATGGCAGTGCGTGTATTTGGAGTTCCCCACTTGTATATTCGGGGTGCGCGTGCTCCTTAATGgctttatttgaaaaaagggggggccGACGCGCCAAGTGCTTAGCGCATTTTGCCAGCGTATCGCAGTGGTGttttctgttcttttttgttctttttttttcccttttcatgcGCGCgctttaattattttttcgcgcGGTGTGGCGTGGCATTACGATGCTAATTATTTCGTAGGCCTCCTTCTTCGTCCCCCTGGCAATGTAACTTTCGCGGTCCACTATCCTGACGATGTACATATTTTCGCAGTACTCCAGGAGCTCCTTcctaaaagaagaaaaaggaaatgggTGTATTGGGAGAAGGAGCAATTCCTTCGGTGTGTGTGTAACGGGGCGCGGCACGGCTCGCCCGACGTTTGTCTCAGTCATTCGTATGAGTCGTTCGTATGCGCCCTTCGCATGAGtcgtttgtttttccatttttctgaGTCCCCTTTTGTCCCACCTGAATGTCGTGATTATGAACTGGGTTCCTCTTTGGGCCAGCTCCCGCAGGctgtcgcaaaaaaaaaaaaaataaataaaaaataagtaaaaaataaataaagcaCAGGTGTAAACGCTGCCACAATCGCAGGCGTGAACAAAAGGCCGAGTTGCCATTTCTCCGTTTGACCGTACAGGAGCGAGAGGTTGTCCCGGTGGATTGTGTCCAGGGCCGCATCAATTTcgtcgaaaaagaaaaaggaaaagt includes the following:
- a CDS encoding chromosome associated protein (putative) gives rise to the protein MSEQEYKDTLREASEKRARKKMIDDEAYVDKITGISINITSNEDEKMSYTIQELSGGERSIVAICLFLCLNKIDNFSFFFFDEIDAALDTIHRDNLSLLLRELAQRGTQFIITTFRKELLEYCENMYIVRIVDRESYIARGTKKEAYEIISIVMPRHTARKNN